The Citrus sinensis cultivar Valencia sweet orange chromosome 4, DVS_A1.0, whole genome shotgun sequence DNA segment CACCTATTTGTAACCACTTATTACATATTAGACCATGTTGAACAagatctgaaatattaaatttatcaaattggAATAAAATGATCATAGTTTATTTCAGatcatatgtatatatgtcaTGATCAACTGaatgaattaatataaaagagtTGACCAAGTTGTGACTTAAATAAATGTCAACTCAACAATCCagtttttctatttgtctTCTATGATCCGCATTCTCCAATTATTTGCTTCATCTTATTTATATACAGGATTAATTGAAGGATTAACACGTGTAATAATGCCAGTAACTTTGCAATTATCAGTCTAATTAACCCAAGCAAAATCGGAACTGTTGCTATCTCCAAAGCACTACATGTCCTAACTCTTATGTAATCATCTTCTTAATTAAATCTCCTCTCGAACTAATCTTGAAAGTCAGCTTGTGTTTAATTAGATTCGGTTAAAAGTCACTCAATGTTCGAGGTGATGACATTTGGAATCCGTACAATAGTTTTCTTCCTCTTGATTGAAACCATTCAttagaaataatttgaaatttattagaatatattccatttattagaatattttgttcttgtgataaaaaaaaaagttacgaAGCTAAACTCGCGAGGTTCCAAGTGAAGTAAAACTCGTATAATGTATCATTGGGAACGATGCATGCATGGTAGATATAACTTAAGCAAAACTCGTTGAAATGAAATCATAAATACTCCAAATGTATCGttcttttaattaagtttattaTGAAAGgttatatttcaaataattagaaGTAGATTCAGTTTATTTTAAGTCCGGGTAGAATctaacctttctttttttctttttttattaattgaaatacCAATTAATTgcaatataattttgttaacaagcatttatttatttttctttttttaatatgttattgaaaataatacatGATCAaccaatgttttattttatacaaacaaGATTTCTATGAATTATAAATGCTCATATGATAAATTGCTAATAAGCAATGGTTAATTCTACACCGATCCAACGATGATTACGAAATTAATTCTTAGCGTGGATTATATAATTGTGATTACTTGATTAGGAATCAAAATCATAAGTTATTGGACTATTTAAAAGAGAGAATCGTGATCAGAGCAAGAAGCAAGCAATTAGCTGTTGGGGATTCAGGGGGAATTTTTATCTAGCAATTGTGTTTCAAGACTTTGTCgtcaaaattaatgttaaaggAATTGTCAGTTAGGTCTTTTATAAACTCGAGTATTCTCtttatattctaattatttattttttcagaaaggaagttttattcttatttatttattaatatcattgATATTGGATGGCTCTTATGATGcacaaaaaattatcaaatactaAGATTATGTACATAGAATAATGATTTGGTTTAAAATTCgaaaaagttattaaaattcaaaaaaattattaaatcatatagtttaataatattacatcaTTAtcctattaaattatataatttaataatatttttagattttaactAATTTATGATCCTGAATTagaatattatatgtatatacacTCTTGCGCATGcaattaaagttaatgataTGAATTTGCATGATTAGCTATATATTGATGTTGTTTTGCATAAAATACCATGCATTTGCAGGCCATATATTTGTATGGcataataactaaaatgtcTAGTTCTCTTTAATTCTTGTCTATCTATGATATGAAAATAAGGTTTGATTAATAGATAAAACTATTTGAGTCTTAAAAGAGGACTATATTCACTTAATTATATACCATAATTAAAGAAGGAAATAAGTTCTCACATATGCCGCGGGGGTTCGAACCGTTGTCCTCACATTTGTGAGGGCAGGGCTCTGGGCGTTGACTAGTTGAGTTTATTGATTATATAAATACATGGTTGTTTATGCAATATCACCCTTGAATTATTTTCAGTTAAGGGGACAAGATAATTGTTCCATtgacacaattaattttaattatgttaagCAAATAGAGCAAAGTCACGGCCATTTGGAAATTTGTtcaataataatcatattcAACAAATTCAAATACAGCATCGTACGTTGGAGACAATAAGGCAACCGTATTAtctatttcataatttttacttCATATAATctgtattaataaaaaatctaaagcaacaagttaattatgtaaaaaataattataagataaaagacAGAGTCTAAATTGTAATACCCGTGATCCAACAccaatgagatttttaaaaatatgtgatCAAAATACACAAATTATGCCAATTATATAAAAGGATCCTTCTGCATAacataaaaagaatattaattggGGTTTTAAGTCAGTAGAAATGATAAAGCAGTACTCATCATAATCCTAATCTAGAGCATGCTGCTATCcaccaattaattaaataaaaaataattatcaggAATGAAATAATCCTTTAGACTAAAGAGTGACGCTATTGGTACCCCTCTATATCTCTTATAAAACCCctcttgttctttatttacaaatttaccctttatatttaaattatattaaaaataaaacttatctaATTAAACCCACCtatgttttcttattttttttctccattataaactcattaaatttataaaatttgaaaaaaaaatgaattgtcataaaataagaatttgatctaaatataaacaaagttTTTGTAGGAAAGATAATTTTGTGTGAAATTTGTTTacttaagcttttttttttttaaagattcgCACACATGTCTTTATGTATATACCAAAGTTATTACCTACtaggaaaaataaacacagatagagataaaaatcataaattcatgaatgttataattaataagaGATTGAAAGTGGTTTAGAATGAGAGAAGGGCGAGAGAGTGCgcctaataattttttttaagtattaataCAAGGATTTATTAAGAAAgtacaacaaataaaataataataataataataataataataatgaggGTTATTTTAGGAATTGAGAAGAATATGTAGAGAAAAGAGGTTTAAAAAGAACTTAGAGGTttgccaatagtccaactctaAACTAAAAGCAATGTGCTTAATCATCAACtcatttattagaaaaaaaaaggccctTAAAAAGCGGGCAACGATTGGTGAGATTGGATCTGGGCTGGGCTCAATTTTACAATTGAacccaacaacaaaaaaagaaaacctattgaagggtattttagtaaatgGATATCACAGTAGGCGAGGGAAATATATAAAGACGAGGGTTTCGCTCTCACTTTTACTCTCTCCAAAACCCTAGCTTTTGCAGCTCACGTACTCTTTCAGAGGCGCCTCTCCCTGCTTTGATTTGCCTACGGTATGTACGATTCTAGCTTCCACCTCGCATCTTATAACACGGGTTTCGCTTGTATTGCCTtcttctgaatttttttttttatttgggatCTAATCTTCATAGGTTCTCACATGATCTGTTTGTTTTTCATGGTTTCATCttatttaatatgatttttggcTGCTAAATTATAacgttaattttcttttgactaATGGAAGCCGAAATAGTATaacatattttgatttttgtagtTAATAGATGAGCATTGAGTAGTTGACGTGTAATATGCCTGAGAAAATCTTGGACTTGCTTGGTTACATGAGTTGGTTAATTTGTTTCGTTTGATGGTTGTGtgaatgaaattattatttgcttACCCGTTAACATTGTCTTATATGCTTCAATCTGCCATTGAAAGTTGAGACTATGTCGTTGTTTCATTTTGCTATGTAATTCTTtgcttataatttataaaagtttgTGATGATTGTGTTCCCACCTATTGTGGTTTCTGAATGTTAATTTGAATAACTGTGAGGGATAGTTTTGTAGTCACATTTCTTGTGATGGTACAAATAATGGGTGTGTTGAAGAAAAAACTAGTCCTCtgttaatttatatgtttacTGATTCTTGTTAATCCCCTTCCTGTTTTgttcaaagcaaaaaaatgATTGATTGTAAATGTTGTTTGGTAATGATCTCAGCTTGTGTATGCAActctataataatttttagatcCTGTTGATTGGAATCATTCAGGAAGCAAATGTACCTTgtagcttctttttttttttttttttttgggttgtttGTTAAACCTTAGCATAGACACTGATGCTGTTTTCTATTATGTGTAGCAGCAACAATGGTGAGAGTTAGTGTTCTGAATGACGCTCTTAAGAGCATGTATAATGCCGAGAAAAGGGGGAAGCGTCAGGTTATGATCAGACCATCCTCCAAGGTTATCATTAAGTTTCTTCTGGTGATGCAAAAGCACGGTATGCATCCAGCATGAAACTCAATATTGTCTCACCAAAATACTATATGCtgcactttttaaaaaaaatatataattgttcAATTGGTTGTTCTCTACAGGGTACATTGGTGAGTTTGAGTATGTTGATGACCACAGAGCTGGTAAGATTGTGGTTGAACTGAACGGAAGATTGAACAAATGTGGGGTTATCAGTCCCCGTTTTGATGTTGGCGTCAAGGAGATTGAAGGTTGGACTGCTAGGTTGCTTCCCTCAAGACAGGTTAGCTCAAGACCTTGACAGTATCAATCTACGTTAACTTGTTTTGCACCGTATTATAATCTTCTTCCCGATACTTGACGGTAATGAAAAAATTGTGTACAATCAGAATATAACATCTACTTCACTTTTTcactaattttcaaaattttgtagtttGGATACATTGTGCTGACAACTTCTGCTGGCATTATGGACCACGAAGAGGCGAGAAGGAAGAATGTTGGTGGTAAAGTGCTTGGTTTTTTCTACTAGGCAAAGTTCATATTGAGAATGGGACTTGAGTTTTGTTTGTGTACTTTGGAAGAACTTGTTCACAAATGGATTAGCTTCTCTTTGTTTTActtgatttaattatgcattttTAAACTCGGATTGGTACCTTTTAGTTGAAGAAAGATGATATTATGTGTTACACACATTTATCTCTTAGCAGTTGATTTGGTGATCAATTTTCCCAAGTTCTGTTAACATCTGATTGTGTAAGTGAGGaatataagttttattatttttatttatttttggttatttatttatttattttgtttcttagtGGTGAATAGGAATAGTGCTTTATAAGATGAGTAATGTAATCTTCACTAAGGTCCCTGAACTATCTTCAACCCACACGGAGATGGACTTTATATCCAAAATAACAGGACCTCCCTTGGGGAGTCGGGAAATTACAATTAGACAATTTCTCCTACAATAAAGGCTAGCTAACCTCTTGCTCGACTCCTCAATTGAACTTTCCTTTCTTCAAACATTCAGTAATTGGCACGGTTATAGAGCTAAAATTGTGaataaatttcacataaaaCATGCCCATAAAAACTCTTTTAACTTCACTCACAGTCTTGAGCATGAGCCATTCTCTAATGACTTTGCATTGTCGGTTCAACAACCCTAGTTTTTTCTGCACCGAATTATGAAAGCAATTAGGAAAAATGAGAGATCAATACCTAGTACCTAAAATGAATATAGAGGacttatcaatatatatatatatatagaggaTGCTTCTGTGAAACTAAGCTAagaaatataatgaaattagaaaagggggaaaaaaaaaaaaggctaagAAACACAATTTTCTCTCGGATCAATGTTAATGTCAGGTTGTAGCTTTTGGTGCTTATTTTCCGACAAGCAAAGGTAATGCAAACGGAGGCTggagcccaaaaaaaaaaaaaaaattgtttaatgaAATAAGTCATTTTACAATTGTGGAATATGggtagatttttttatattttatgtgaaGCTAAAGGCCGTTACAAAAAATTCAAccaattttccaaaaatttcttcaTGCTTAAGCCATTTAAAAGCACCTGCATTCATCGCAGCCAATTTATAGAATTTgcttcaaaactcaaaagccATTTACAGCACCTCCGTTTCATCAAATTTTCGATTCAATTTTCAGATATGCTGCTGgttgaaagaagaaatatgattggactttttttaaataatgaaattattcttGATGGTAacagtcaatttttttttttttttgttaatttatgagAGGTTAATGtccaaattaaaatctatCTATTTGCGAGTTGGAGATTATCAAGGGAATGTTGGTGAAAAGTACTCTTTGTGGAAGTAATGCGCTGAAGATTTCGACATCAACTTATTCAAATGTTGATGTCTGCTATTAAATAGAAGTTTTCACCAAAGTTTTAACACCTGTGCTCTCAAAGCAAAGCATGGCTACCAAATACCAATTAGGCCTTAAACAGGCCTTAGCGTGCCATTATTAGTGCACAAATTTTACAAGTATTGGTGGTCAAAGATATCTTATAAAGGTAAATAAATAGCATAGGCAAGAATAACATTCAATTGAACTATTGctagaatttgaaaaaaaaaaaaacaaaaaacaaaaacgaaCGGAACACACAAGTAAAGATAGAAGAGAGGAATTAGACAAAACATAGtaatattcattatttaagatgattaattattttgtaagcCATAATCATAGCCACAGGGTACATTTGCCAAAGATCATAGTTGCCCTAATGCTGCAATAACCATCATGACCTACCAAATTTATTCATACTCCTCCTCGTCGCTGCTCTTGGCTTTCCACCCATTGTCGCGGCCGGCGTCGTCGAGCTCGGAATCCATCGGAAAATGGGAAGAAGATCCGGGGTCAGCTGAAAGAGCCAGAGCTTGGAGATGTAATAAAGAATGTAGAGGCCCTTAAATAGTGTGAGTTGAGGAGGATTGTTCGAATGGTGGGGAAGGATCTTCTTTGGCATATGCTTTGAACCAACAAGCTTTAATGCTTACATTTGCTTTCACTTTAAGCTCGACTTTTTAATGATTCATCAAAAGACATTAAGGTACTTGTGGACTCTGCCTAGATATTCTGGCTCTAGTGGTTTTTCACTTCACATGTTTTGTTATCGTCACTGTTATCAACTCTGTGATTATAACTGGTAACTATATTAGCCAAATAAGATTTGCTTTTGGAAATACCGTTTTGTTTATAGCAAAAGTAAcgttttttgaaatattttttaaagtgtcTTCTTCTTATAATACACCCATCAAATTTCCTTCATTGGTCGTCTTACGAAACTTCCCTAACCCAAATAGAAGTACTTTTACTTATTCTAATCTATACCATAATGTAAGTGTAAAACACTTtcgttgttgatgatgatgtacATTTGGTTGTGTAGGACACTTGGATTAGAATTCGGAAGTTGAAAAGTAAGAAAATTTACGGGACAGGCCGCTGGCCAGAGATTGGGCTTGTTGGCTGAGGAAGTGGAACCCAATTGCAATTATGTGTCAAGGCCCAAACTGCACATCAAATGTTGAGAAATTACagttttctatattttttcaatttagtagGCAACAATACCCACTTCATGGTGAGTAATAGCGTCACACGgcactatttaattaatgcacagtttaaacaatatttatacAGTGTCATATAATTCTGTCACGTGGATACTAATATTCATTAGatcttttttatcttattaaatgaatgtttaaatttatgtaacACTATTTGAATTTTCGagtatattataattttatgtctattgagatttttatttataatataaccctTAAATCTATCCGAGtctaatttgaaaatctaCCTCCACAAATTTGGAATTGTGAGGGTCCAACTAACGGAAGACTGTTCGgcaactaattaataaattattagtggtacaaaacaaatttacgcaaatcactttttttttttggttttaaggATAGTCAGGATAATGTAAAAGTAAACTATCCCATCAAAATTTGGATACAAATGCGCGATGGGGtattatcttcttcttcttttttttttttttttaagagaactATTACTCATGATATTTACactatacaaattattaagaCCCGTTTACATTAATTCTGATATGGCACCGCTCAAatttttaaccctctcaaatatttaaGGGACGCCCAACTCTTATACTATACAAATAAcactcttaaatatttaaaggaCGCCCAACTCCTATACTATACAAATTACTAAGATACGCTTACATCAATTCTGATATGACACCGCTCAAatttttaaccctctcaaatatttaaGGGATGCCCAACTCCTATTTTAAGAGAAAAACTGTTTTCACTCAAACTTTatgatttcaaaaaaaaatatttaaattaaatctctATAATATATCTGCGGAGCTCGAACCACTTCCCTCTAAGTGATTTGGGTATTATCCTAATTACAACTTAAAAACAAAGTTAAAAAGCTCATATGATTTTATCTGACCACCTCACttataaacaatcaattttttttttcttctataaactattttaataaaataaaattaatatccaAACACGGAGCTATTATCAGCTGTATCCGTTTGTACAGTTGTACGCCTCCGTTAACCAATGGAATCATAGGGTACGGCTAGAGAAACGTGCCAACGAATGATACACGGAGACACGAGGAAGACAGAAAGAACGAAAGAAAGCGGGCGACAGAGAGagcaagagagagagagagaccgagtcccccccccccccacgcACGCACAGACTCTCTGTTCACAAGCAATCTCTCCCATGTTACCGGCGACTTGTTAAATCTTCTCACCCTTACAGTTTCAGGCAAATCTCTCTTTCCATTTCCATTTCCATTTCCATTTCCGTTTCCGTTTCTGGGTTTTGATCTTTATACTGCcttgttcttttttctttttttgtgtttttgtgtgtgtgtttatgGTTTTGGCATGCAGAAAGAGAGTAATTGATTTGTTGTGAGAGAGAAGAGATGGCTGCACCACCAGCGAGGGCACGTGCTGATTATGATTACCTCATCAAGCTTCTTTTGATCGGTGACAGCGGttagtcttttatttttaaatttatgttattgttTAGGAAATGGGAGCGGTGATATTGAGATATGGGAGCGAATGCGTGTGTGGATTGTTTTGATATTCTTGT contains these protein-coding regions:
- the LOC102609319 gene encoding 40S ribosomal protein S15a-1 translates to MVRVSVLNDALKSMYNAEKRGKRQVMIRPSSKVIIKFLLVMQKHGYIGEFEYVDDHRAGKIVVELNGRLNKCGVISPRFDVGVKEIEGWTARLLPSRQFGYIVLTTSAGIMDHEEARRKNVGGKVLGFFY